A part of Aegilops tauschii subsp. strangulata cultivar AL8/78 chromosome 2, Aet v6.0, whole genome shotgun sequence genomic DNA contains:
- the LOC109775036 gene encoding importin subunit alpha-1 isoform X2: MVDKVWSDDTATQLEATVQFRKLLSDGKNSTMIKIIRADVLPRFAEFLSRQRPPQLQMEAAWVLTNIAASDYTLLVAECGAVPRLVELLESPDANIRHQATWALGNIAADMPSCRETVLDHGAVTPLLAQFKEDMKVSVLRTATWALSNLCFGKLPAEIQVKPILEIISLLIHSADEKILADACWALYYICDGVEGGIQDALDAGVCPQLVKLLMHASANILLPVITSLARISAGDDTQVQVIVEQGILPCLAQLLARNYPKIIKKQACLIVSNITAGSKDQIQAVIDADVMNHVIVLLKTSETDLKKEAAWAISNAASGGSSDQIQYLVSRGCLEPLCNVLKYQDVDLVYTCLEGLQNILVEGEIGKQGNESVMNPYAQFILENGGLDNLEELQDFDNDAVYKLAMTLLERYWDEEVSDDANLPASKDGSAENVETVPEDAAAQPPVPAPSADGTE, encoded by the exons ATGGTGGATAAAGTCTGGTCAGATGACACAGCTACTCAGCTGGAAGCCACAGTCCAGTTCAGGAAACTTCTCTCGGACG GGAAGAACTCAACCATGATAAAAATCATTAGAGCGGATGTCCTACCAAGGTTTGCTGAGTTCCTTTCAAGACAAAGACCTCCTCAGCTCCAA ATGGAAGCAGCATGGGTGCTTACCAACATAGCTGCGTCTGATTACACACTGCTAGTTGCAGAATGCGGTGCTGTTCCGAGGCTGGTAGAGCTCTTAGAATCCCCAGATGCTAATATCAGACACCAG GCTACATGGGCCCTTGGAAATATAGCTGCAGACATGCCTAGCTGCAGAGAGACTGTTCTTGATCATGGCGCTGTTACGCCATTACTAGCTCAATTTAAAGAAGACATGAAAGTTTCAGTTCTGAGGACTGCTACATGGGCACTGTCAAACCTTTGTTTTGGGAAATTACCGGCTGAAATACAA GTGAAACCAATACTGGAAATAATCAGCCTTCTTATCCATTCCGCTGATGAGAAGATCTTGGCAGATGCATGCTGGGCTCTTTATTATATATGCGATGGTGTGGAAGGTGGCATCCAAGATGCATTAGATGCAGGTGTATGCCCTCAACTTGTAAAACTTCTGAT GCATGCGTCAGCTAATATTCTTCTCCCTGTCATTACGTCACTCGCGAGAATTTCTGCCGGAGATGATACTCAAGTTCAG GTCATAGTAGAACAGGGCATTCTTCCTTGCTTAGCCCAGTTATTAGCGCGGAATTATCCAAAGATCATCAAGAAACAGGCTTGTCTAATTGTTTCTAATATTACCGCCGGCAGCAAGGATCAGATTCAG GCAGTCATTGATGCTGATGTTATGAACCATGTAATTGTCCTACTAAAGACCTCAGAAACTGATCTAAAGAAGGAAGCTGCTTGGGCTATATCAAATGCTGCCTCTGGTGGTTCAAGCGATCAAATCCA ATATTTGGTGAGCCGGGGATGTTTGGAGCCACTCTGCAATGTCCTCAAGTACCAAGACGTTGATCTTGTGTACACGTGTCTGGAAGGTCTCCAAAATATACTCGTGGAGGGTGAGATTGGGAAGCAGGGCAATGAATCTGTGATGAACCCATATGCGCAGTTTATTCTGGAGAATGGAGGCCTGGACAATTTAGAAGAACTACAGGATTTCGACAATGATGCTGTTTACAAGTTAGCTATGACGCTGCTCGAGAGGTATTGGGACGAGGAAGTAAGCGATGACGCAAACTTGCCGGCTTCCAAAGACGGCTCGGCAGAGAACGTGGAGACGGTGCCGGAAGATGCTGCTGCGCAGCCACCGGTACCAGCGCCCAGCGCAGATGGAACGGAGTGA
- the LOC109775036 gene encoding importin subunit alpha-1 isoform X1 — MPRVPRRPSDEARRGAYKPPGVDAARSRRRREDRLLALRRRNRDAGLFKRRREEPSLTPAPVVPPPDAAADATAPPPSSEPSSPPSSPPPADALRAAADAELEGLSEMVDKVWSDDTATQLEATVQFRKLLSDGKNSTMIKIIRADVLPRFAEFLSRQRPPQLQMEAAWVLTNIAASDYTLLVAECGAVPRLVELLESPDANIRHQATWALGNIAADMPSCRETVLDHGAVTPLLAQFKEDMKVSVLRTATWALSNLCFGKLPAEIQVKPILEIISLLIHSADEKILADACWALYYICDGVEGGIQDALDAGVCPQLVKLLMHASANILLPVITSLARISAGDDTQVQVIVEQGILPCLAQLLARNYPKIIKKQACLIVSNITAGSKDQIQAVIDADVMNHVIVLLKTSETDLKKEAAWAISNAASGGSSDQIQYLVSRGCLEPLCNVLKYQDVDLVYTCLEGLQNILVEGEIGKQGNESVMNPYAQFILENGGLDNLEELQDFDNDAVYKLAMTLLERYWDEEVSDDANLPASKDGSAENVETVPEDAAAQPPVPAPSADGTE; from the exons ATGCCGCGCGTCCCACGGCGGCCGTCCGACGAGGCGCGCCGCGGCGCCTACAAGCCACCGGGCGTGGACGCAGCCCGCTCGCGCCGGCGCCGCGAGGACCGCCTCCTCGCCCTCCGTCGCCGCAACCGCGACGCCGGCCTCTTCAAGCGCCGCCGCGAGGAGCCCAGCCTTACCCCCGCCCCCGTCGTGCCTCCCCCCGATGCGGCCGCAgacgccaccgcgccacctcctTCCTCCGAGCCGTCTTCGCCCCCGTCCTCTCCGCCCCCCGCAGATGCTCTTCGGGCCGCCGCCGACGCTGAG CTTGAAGGCCTATCAGAAATGGTGGATAAAGTCTGGTCAGATGACACAGCTACTCAGCTGGAAGCCACAGTCCAGTTCAGGAAACTTCTCTCGGACG GGAAGAACTCAACCATGATAAAAATCATTAGAGCGGATGTCCTACCAAGGTTTGCTGAGTTCCTTTCAAGACAAAGACCTCCTCAGCTCCAA ATGGAAGCAGCATGGGTGCTTACCAACATAGCTGCGTCTGATTACACACTGCTAGTTGCAGAATGCGGTGCTGTTCCGAGGCTGGTAGAGCTCTTAGAATCCCCAGATGCTAATATCAGACACCAG GCTACATGGGCCCTTGGAAATATAGCTGCAGACATGCCTAGCTGCAGAGAGACTGTTCTTGATCATGGCGCTGTTACGCCATTACTAGCTCAATTTAAAGAAGACATGAAAGTTTCAGTTCTGAGGACTGCTACATGGGCACTGTCAAACCTTTGTTTTGGGAAATTACCGGCTGAAATACAA GTGAAACCAATACTGGAAATAATCAGCCTTCTTATCCATTCCGCTGATGAGAAGATCTTGGCAGATGCATGCTGGGCTCTTTATTATATATGCGATGGTGTGGAAGGTGGCATCCAAGATGCATTAGATGCAGGTGTATGCCCTCAACTTGTAAAACTTCTGAT GCATGCGTCAGCTAATATTCTTCTCCCTGTCATTACGTCACTCGCGAGAATTTCTGCCGGAGATGATACTCAAGTTCAG GTCATAGTAGAACAGGGCATTCTTCCTTGCTTAGCCCAGTTATTAGCGCGGAATTATCCAAAGATCATCAAGAAACAGGCTTGTCTAATTGTTTCTAATATTACCGCCGGCAGCAAGGATCAGATTCAG GCAGTCATTGATGCTGATGTTATGAACCATGTAATTGTCCTACTAAAGACCTCAGAAACTGATCTAAAGAAGGAAGCTGCTTGGGCTATATCAAATGCTGCCTCTGGTGGTTCAAGCGATCAAATCCA ATATTTGGTGAGCCGGGGATGTTTGGAGCCACTCTGCAATGTCCTCAAGTACCAAGACGTTGATCTTGTGTACACGTGTCTGGAAGGTCTCCAAAATATACTCGTGGAGGGTGAGATTGGGAAGCAGGGCAATGAATCTGTGATGAACCCATATGCGCAGTTTATTCTGGAGAATGGAGGCCTGGACAATTTAGAAGAACTACAGGATTTCGACAATGATGCTGTTTACAAGTTAGCTATGACGCTGCTCGAGAGGTATTGGGACGAGGAAGTAAGCGATGACGCAAACTTGCCGGCTTCCAAAGACGGCTCGGCAGAGAACGTGGAGACGGTGCCGGAAGATGCTGCTGCGCAGCCACCGGTACCAGCGCCCAGCGCAGATGGAACGGAGTGA